The DNA window CCGTTGATTCCGATCAGGCCGATCTTCTCCCCCTCATTGATGGAAAACGACGTGTCGTCAAACAAGAGCCGTTCTGTGTATGATTTTGTCAAATGCTCTATTGTAAGTATATTCATGGTATTCCGCTTCCTGAATTCTATAATCTGATTTTCCGCACACGGGCTTCTCCGCCTGTGCGGCCGTATCTTTTGTCCTTATTTGATGATAAGCTCCACCGGGCAGTGATCCGATCCCATGATTTCCGTGTGGATCTTCGCACTCTCCAGCCTGTCCTCCAGGCTCTTCGAAACACAGAAATAATCAATGCGCCACCCTGCATTTTTCTCTCTGGCCTTGAAACGGTAGGACCACCAGGAATAAACTCCCTCCTGATCCGGATAAAAATGTCTGTAGGTATCAATAAAGCCCGACTCCAGGAGTTTGGTGAATTTGCCCCTCTCTTCATCCGTAAAACCGGCATTCTTCCTGTTGGTTTTCGGATTTTTCAGATCGATCTCCCTGTGGGCCACGTTCAGATCCCCGCAGAAAATCACTGGCTTTTTCTCTTCCAGTTTCTTCAGATAGGCAAGGAAATCATCCTCCCATTTCATCCGGTAAGGAAGTCTTGCCAGTCCGTCCTGTGAATTGGGTGTATAACAGGTGAGTATATAATATTCAGGAAATTCCGCCGTGATGACGCGCCCCTCGTGATCATGCTCGTCAATGCCCAGGCCATATGTCACGGACAGAGGCTCTTCCTTCGTAAAAAGCGCCGTGCCGGAGTAGCCCTTCTTGTCGGCATAACTCCAGTACTGATAATAACCGTCCAGTTCCAAATCGATTTGGCCGCCCTGAAGCTTACTCTCCTGAATGCAGAGCACATCGGCGTCCAGCTCTTTAAAAATATCTAAAAATCCTTTTCCCACGCAGGCGCGCAGGCCGTTTACATTCCAGGAAATTAATTTCTTCATAATTGATCTCTCCTTGCTGTCAAACTGTGATAGGTAATCCCCGCGGGATAGTGTGGATAGTGTCTGTAAATAGAACAATCTGTTCTCAGTATATCATTTTGTCAGAAAATATGGAAGGGGGAAAGTTGCCGGGTACGGAGCGGACGGATGCAGAGAGGCCGGGTACCGAGCGGACAATCAGCAACGCAAAGTACGATTCGCGTACTTTCATTGCCGCTCAAAAAAAGGAAGACCAGACGGAGCCATACAGCCCCGCCTGATCTTTGCACAATCCTCTTTCAGTTTCCTCTTTCAATTTTCGCATTCAATTTAACTTACAAATCCACGCTGATTTTCTGTTTTTCAATTTTGTGGCGTTCCACATATCCGGTCAGGATCAAGGTCAGCGCTCCGTCTCCCGTCACGTTGCAGGCGGTGCCAAAGCTGTCCTGCAGAGCAAAAATTGTGAGCATCAGGGCCGTACCAGTTGCATCAAATCCCAGAACTCCCGTAATCAGTCCGAGGGAAGCCATAACTGTTCCTCCGGGAACTCCGGGCGCGCCAACTGCGAAAACGCCTAATAGCGCACAGAACAGCACCATCGTGGACAGTTCCGGCAGGGTGCCGTAAAGTACCTTGGAGACGGTCATGACAAAGAACACTTCCGTAAGTACCGAACCGCACAGGTGGATATTGGCAAACAGCGGAATTCCAAAGTCCACCATGTCGTCCCTGAGTGTCGGTTCCGACTTTCTTGCGCATTCCAGAGCCACCGCAAGTGTGGCGGCCGAGGACATCGTACCGACTGCCGTGATGTAGGCCGGGCCATAATTTTTCACTACGTTAAACGGATTTCTTCCCGAATATGCGCCGCCCAGAGTATAGAGGAGCGCCATCCACAGGTAATGGCCGATCATGACAATGATGATGACTTTTACAAACACCGGGAACTGTTTTGTAATGGAGCCTTCATATGCCAGTGAACAAAATGTAAATGCGATATAGACCGGCAGAATCGGAATGATAATCTTCTTAACAATATCCAGGACAATTTTCTGGAATTCATCAAGAAGCTTTGTCACCGTGACTGCCTTCGTCCAGGTGGCTGCCAGACCGATCATAACAGAAAATACAAGAGCGCTCATAACTCCCATGACAGGAGGAATCGAGAGCTGGAACACCACCTCCGGAAGTTCTTTCAGTCCCTCCACTACGGGATTAATGGACAGGCCGGGAATCAGCGTATATCCGGCCGCCATGGCGAACAGGGCCGCTCCCAGTGATGAGGTATAGGCCAGCACCAGGGCTATCCCCAGCATTCTGGACGCATTCTTCCCCAGTTTCGTGATTGATGGTGCAATAAAACCGATGATGATTAGCGGAACGCAGAAAGAAATAATCTGCCCCATGATGTAATTCAGCGTCACAACAACATGCATGACTCCCTCATTTGCCACCAGTCCCACCAGGATACCGATGACAACGCCCAGCAGAAGTCTGACGGGCAGGCTTTTAAAAACTTTATTCATATTACCATCCTTTCCTTGCCGCCTCTCGCGGCAAAACTCCCCCTCAGCCGCCGTATTTTACGCCGCCTGAGCTGAACATTGCCTTTTCATTATACCAATAATTATGTACATTGCAATTATTTTGTTTCAGTTTAGAGTATGGGTGTTTTTACCATCCTGATGTTAAATAAGGATTTAACTGAGGTGAGGAGGACGCGTCCGGAACGGACCATGTCCAATGTGGTGAGTGGGCTGGCTGAGTCTTTTGTCCCCGATTGGAGGTTGTCGTGAGGGGGGAATCCGGCCGGAATGAATTGTTACGGGGACCGCTCGCGCTTTTTGGAGTGCGCAGCGGTGCCAGGCTCGAAAAGACCTGCCACCGCACGCTTTTGCACTAAGCTCGAAGAGACCTCGCTAAGTGCTCAATGTGTCGCCAGGTACCGGCGGACTCCCATATCCCCTGCACAATTGATTCCGCCTCCTTCCCCCGGCAGGTTATCGCCGGGGACAAAAGACTCAGACGGAGGTTTTCGCGGCACCGGACATGGTCCGCTCCGGACGCTGATTGTCTCTAACCTTAAATGGGGAGGACCCTGTCGCGGCCACTACGAAGCTGCGATACTTTAACGGTCTGACGGTATCTCACGATGAATTTGATAACAGATGAATTTCTAAAACAAAAGTCGAATGTTCTGACGCAATACTCTAAGCTAAAAAGGCTCAAAACAAACCAGTCAGAGACCGGATAACAGATATTTTAAGGCATTTGAAGGAACATAGTGGTTGCGACGATCCTCCTCCCCCCTGAAGGAATAAGAACAATTCAGCGGCCGCAGGCCGGGGTACGGGATGGCGAAAACCTTCGCGTCTTCAGTCCCGGGGCATAACCTTCCCGTGGGGAAGCTGGGAGAAAAAGATTCCGCAGGGAACCTGGGAGTTCATCAGTACTTAGGCGGCGTTTCTCAGACGCCTTAGTACTGCTATGTACTCCAAAGAGCGCAAGCGTTTCCCGCAGGAACTTTTTCTGCCCGGATTCCCCACCCGCGACAACCTGCAAGCCGGGACTGAAGACTCACAACCTCCCTCTCACCATCCCGCCCCCCGACCTAACGGCGGCGTTCCCATTCCTCAATTAAATCCCCAAACCGCTTGTAAGTTCATGTCATTTTTTGTATAATGTAATAATTGGAATTACAAACCACGGCCACTCCCCCGCGGGGCATAACATCCCAGTATTCACGTGTGTTTTCCGCATCCCGCCGTTCCTTCGGACAGCGGCCGCACCAATGCTGAACGCTTCATCCGTGCATTTGTATCATATAATATGGAGAGGCAGTTGAGTCTGCACAGACAGGACCTCCGGTTCAGGCATTTACACCAATAAGGAGCATACACTATGAGTAGAGTAAAATTTAAAATAACACCGGCGCTTGTTATGACAGCGCTCTTTCTGGCTCTCACACCCGGCAGTGTTTCGCAGGCTGCCACCATCTATACTCCGACAGCCGACGGCACCGTAGCCTACACCAGCGGCAAGGCGGTGATCGACGCTTCCCACACGGCCGACGGGTATGTGATGGTCAAGTACACCGGCTCCAATGCCAAAGTGAAGCTGCGCATCCAGAAAGACACCGAATACACTTATGACATCAATGCCACGGGAAACTATGTGACCTTTCCTCTGACCGAGGGCAGCGGAAGCTACACGATCAAGCTGTTTGAGAATGTGTCGGGCACCACCTATTCACAGGCGGTAAGCCAGACGATCCAGGTGAACCTGGCAAGTGACACGGTGCCGTTTCTTTATCCGAACCAGTTCTGCAATTTTAACGCCAATTCCAACGTAGTGGCCGTCAGCGATTCCATCACGGCCGGAATCACCGATCCGCTTAAAAAAGTAGAGGCTATCTATAACTATGCCGTGGACAATATAACCTATGACAACCAGAAAGCGGCTACAGTCCAATCCGGCTATCTTCCCAACGTGGACAACACGCTGTCGCAGAAAACCGGTATCTGTTTCGATTATGCCGCCGTCATGGCATCCATGCTCCGCTCCCAGGGCATCCCGACAAAACTTGTAATCGGCTATGCGGGCAATGTCTACCATGCCTGGGTCAGCGTTTACATTCAGGGCCAGGGCTGGATTGACAATCTTATCTATTTTGACGGAACCAACTGGCAGCTGATGGATCCTACCTTTGTATCCAGCGGCAAAAAGAGTGCGGAGGCGCTGAGCTATGTCAGCAATCCGGCAAACTACAGGCAAAAATTCTGCTATTAGCAGCATACCTCTGCACCGTCAATGATCCGTAAACTGACGGTGCAGTTATTTAGTTGACGGAACTATAATGATTCAGGGCATCTCTCCTATCATAGCAGGAAGAACAAATTTGGAGGTATATCATGAGCAGCAGCGCATCACCTTTTACCGGACTTACTCTGTCCGGATTTTGTATGCAGATTTCAATCCTTCTCAAGTCGGCAGTTCCCCTCTATGAGGGACTGAAAGTAATGGCCGAAGATTCACCTGGACAGGAGGAGCGGGAAATCCTCTCTGCAATGTCCGACAAGGTCCGCATGGGTCTTCCGTTCCATCAGGCAGTTAAGGAAGCCGGCTGTTTCCCCCCTTATGTCGTCAACATGACCATGCTCGGGGAACGGACCGGTTTATTGGATACCACGATGGGACGGCTTGCCGTCTACTATGAGAAAGAGTATTATCTGGCGGAAAACCTGAGAAAGGCCGTCACTTATCCGGCTATGATGATCCTCATGCTGATTATCATCCTGTTTGTCCTTTTTACAAAAGTGATGCCGATTTTCTCCGGCGTCTATGAACAGCTTGGAGCATCCATACCTCCGGCCGCGGCCGCAGCCATCCGTCTGGGTGGACTTCTCAGCGGAGCCGCCCTGATCCTGGCCGCGATTCTCCTTGTAACGGCTCTGTCCCTGTGGATTTTCGGCAAAAGCGGAAAACAGTCCGCCGTGGCGCTCTCCCTGCTGGAAAAAATCAAAACGCGTTCCACCATCGCACGCGCTGCCGCCAACCGCAGATTCTGCAACGTCATGGCCATGGCGCTCCAGTGCGGCGT is part of the [Clostridium] symbiosum genome and encodes:
- a CDS encoding transglutaminase-like domain-containing protein yields the protein MSRVKFKITPALVMTALFLALTPGSVSQAATIYTPTADGTVAYTSGKAVIDASHTADGYVMVKYTGSNAKVKLRIQKDTEYTYDINATGNYVTFPLTEGSGSYTIKLFENVSGTTYSQAVSQTIQVNLASDTVPFLYPNQFCNFNANSNVVAVSDSITAGITDPLKKVEAIYNYAVDNITYDNQKAATVQSGYLPNVDNTLSQKTGICFDYAAVMASMLRSQGIPTKLVIGYAGNVYHAWVSVYIQGQGWIDNLIYFDGTNWQLMDPTFVSSGKKSAEALSYVSNPANYRQKFCY
- a CDS encoding exodeoxyribonuclease III — its product is MKKLISWNVNGLRACVGKGFLDIFKELDADVLCIQESKLQGGQIDLELDGYYQYWSYADKKGYSGTALFTKEEPLSVTYGLGIDEHDHEGRVITAEFPEYYILTCYTPNSQDGLARLPYRMKWEDDFLAYLKKLEEKKPVIFCGDLNVAHREIDLKNPKTNRKNAGFTDEERGKFTKLLESGFIDTYRHFYPDQEGVYSWWSYRFKAREKNAGWRIDYFCVSKSLEDRLESAKIHTEIMGSDHCPVELIIK
- a CDS encoding type II secretion system F family protein; the protein is MSSSASPFTGLTLSGFCMQISILLKSAVPLYEGLKVMAEDSPGQEEREILSAMSDKVRMGLPFHQAVKEAGCFPPYVVNMTMLGERTGLLDTTMGRLAVYYEKEYYLAENLRKAVTYPAMMILMLIIILFVLFTKVMPIFSGVYEQLGASIPPAAAAAIRLGGLLSGAALILAAILLVTALSLWIFGKSGKQSAVALSLLEKIKTRSTIARAAANRRFCNVMAMALQCGVNLPEAFKLAETLVDNRSVEQKVKSCGEAVSQGKGFYDSVKEAGLFSGFELQLIRVGSRAGQLDHIMDSLAEDYDRKASEAIDSMIARLEPTIVSVLAVAVGLVLLAVMLPLAGVLSSIG
- a CDS encoding dicarboxylate/amino acid:cation symporter translates to MNKVFKSLPVRLLLGVVIGILVGLVANEGVMHVVVTLNYIMGQIISFCVPLIIIGFIAPSITKLGKNASRMLGIALVLAYTSSLGAALFAMAAGYTLIPGLSINPVVEGLKELPEVVFQLSIPPVMGVMSALVFSVMIGLAATWTKAVTVTKLLDEFQKIVLDIVKKIIIPILPVYIAFTFCSLAYEGSITKQFPVFVKVIIIVMIGHYLWMALLYTLGGAYSGRNPFNVVKNYGPAYITAVGTMSSAATLAVALECARKSEPTLRDDMVDFGIPLFANIHLCGSVLTEVFFVMTVSKVLYGTLPELSTMVLFCALLGVFAVGAPGVPGGTVMASLGLITGVLGFDATGTALMLTIFALQDSFGTACNVTGDGALTLILTGYVERHKIEKQKISVDL